A section of the Candidatus Omnitrophota bacterium genome encodes:
- a CDS encoding nucleotide-binding protein, with the protein MAPKRKEITNPIPQPPSVNPEKGIELIKKQIDRGKDLLAKRPLRKDDYLSWENITQACLEKSFGLNSPNVNKVLDIGKYGAFPMGASEDYWENSRSEDLSSQISMLISQIELLEMEISLSSDTKSGPVIPSHLPAISRKIFLVHGHDDGIKEATARFLEKLGLAPIILHEKPNQGRTIIEKISDYSDVGFAVVLLTGDDVGRINDAKCENLLPRARQNVVLELGYFLGRIGRQRVCALYQKGVEIPSDYSGVLFIPLDESGAWRVQLAKEIKATGIDLDMNSAI; encoded by the coding sequence ATGGCGCCCAAAAGAAAAGAAATTACTAATCCAATTCCACAGCCTCCTTCAGTAAACCCCGAAAAAGGAATTGAATTGATAAAAAAGCAAATAGATCGCGGCAAGGATTTGCTTGCTAAAAGACCACTAAGAAAAGATGACTATCTTTCATGGGAAAATATTACACAGGCATGTCTCGAGAAATCGTTTGGTTTAAATTCACCAAATGTAAATAAGGTATTAGATATTGGCAAATACGGTGCTTTTCCTATGGGGGCAAGCGAAGATTATTGGGAAAATAGTAGGTCTGAGGATCTTTCGTCGCAAATCTCAATGTTAATAAGTCAAATTGAATTGCTTGAAATGGAGATATCGCTTTCTTCGGATACTAAGAGTGGACCAGTCATTCCTAGTCATTTGCCAGCAATTTCACGGAAAATATTCCTTGTCCATGGACATGATGATGGTATCAAAGAAGCGACAGCAAGATTTTTAGAGAAGTTGGGTTTAGCGCCAATAATCTTGCATGAGAAGCCAAATCAAGGAAGAACAATCATCGAGAAAATTTCTGATTATTCCGATGTAGGCTTTGCAGTTGTGCTGTTAACAGGCGATGATGTTGGCAGAATAAATGATGCAAAATGTGAGAACCTTCTTCCGCGTGCTCGCCAAAATGTAGTCCTTGAACTCGGGTATTTTTTAGGAAGAATTGGTCGGCAACGAGTATGTGCTCTCTATCAAAAAGGAGTTGAAATTCCATCAGATTATTCCGGCGTTCTGTTTATTCCTTTAGATGAGAGTGGTGCCTGGCGTGTGCAGTTGGCTAAGGAAATCAAAGCAACAGGTATTGACTTAGACATGAACAGCGCCATTTGA
- a CDS encoding funZ protein, which yields MKKITELKLGFSDAENYKRKENKELFNAIFVKNVFLEQLMSPSSFFLIGEKGTGKTAYAVYLSNSVYQGNKSELKYIRETDYQKFVNLKQKHHLLLSDYESIWKVIILLLLAKSINVEELEGNPFSKNKKFKIILEAIDEYYNHAFSPEILAALNLIENSKIAAELVSKHLKAGGEQTAQTSFQESRFQVNLLYLQREFERALSDIKTKTHHILFIDGIDIRPGSIPYDEYLECIKGLGNAIWNLNNDFFSQLKYSNGRFRAVLLIRPDIFNSIGLQNSTNKILDNSVFLDWKTTYPDYRHSQIFGLIDRLLNAQQGKKFEHGEAWDFYFPWKSPTTSPSRGHDPSFYKLLRLSYSRPRDLVTILKILQQVAIEDKTQENTFFSLENFDSDKFQNRYSEYLMGGIKDQLSFYYTDKDYEFFLKFFNHFEGKGRFDYNEYLSAYKKFTEDILNYHTGIPEFVDNPDKFLQFLYDTNILCYIENSRSSNPSFSWCYRDRSPANISPKVKSNVRYEIHYGLLKSLNLGFGSKKRKKYEKG from the coding sequence ATGAAAAAAATAACTGAATTAAAATTAGGGTTTAGCGATGCGGAAAATTACAAACGCAAGGAAAATAAAGAGTTGTTTAATGCTATTTTTGTGAAAAATGTTTTTCTCGAGCAGCTAATGAGCCCTAGTTCATTTTTCTTGATTGGTGAAAAAGGTACGGGAAAAACCGCATATGCCGTCTACTTATCTAATAGTGTTTATCAAGGGAACAAGTCAGAGTTAAAATATATCAGAGAAACTGATTATCAAAAATTTGTCAACCTAAAACAAAAGCACCACCTTTTGCTATCGGATTATGAAAGCATATGGAAAGTTATTATCTTGTTACTACTAGCAAAGAGTATTAATGTCGAAGAATTAGAAGGCAACCCTTTTAGTAAGAACAAGAAATTTAAGATTATATTAGAAGCAATTGATGAATATTATAATCACGCATTCTCACCAGAGATATTAGCAGCTTTGAATTTGATTGAAAATTCAAAGATAGCGGCAGAACTGGTGTCAAAGCATTTAAAGGCAGGAGGCGAGCAGACTGCCCAAACTTCATTTCAAGAATCACGTTTTCAAGTGAACTTACTTTACTTGCAGCGTGAATTCGAAAGAGCCCTTAGCGACATAAAAACAAAAACACATCATATACTCTTCATCGATGGAATAGATATAAGGCCTGGATCAATTCCTTACGATGAATATCTGGAATGCATCAAGGGCTTAGGCAATGCTATTTGGAACCTGAACAATGATTTTTTTTCTCAATTAAAATACTCCAATGGTAGGTTTCGTGCAGTATTATTAATACGGCCAGACATATTTAATTCGATCGGTTTGCAAAATTCTACGAACAAGATATTAGATAATTCAGTTTTTCTTGATTGGAAAACCACATACCCAGATTACCGCCATTCACAAATCTTCGGACTTATTGATAGATTATTAAATGCTCAGCAAGGGAAAAAGTTCGAACATGGAGAGGCTTGGGATTTTTATTTCCCTTGGAAATCGCCTACCACAAGTCCAAGCAGAGGTCATGACCCATCGTTTTACAAATTACTACGTCTCTCTTATTCAAGACCGCGAGACTTAGTTACAATATTGAAAATTCTTCAACAGGTTGCAATTGAAGATAAAACCCAAGAAAATACGTTTTTCTCACTAGAGAACTTTGACAGTGACAAATTTCAAAATCGATATTCTGAATATCTTATGGGAGGAATAAAAGATCAGCTATCGTTTTACTATACAGACAAAGATTACGAATTCTTTTTAAAATTCTTTAATCATTTTGAAGGTAAAGGTAGATTTGATTACAATGAATATCTATCGGCTTACAAGAAATTTACTGAGGACATATTAAATTACCATACAGGAATTCCAGAATTTGTTGATAATCCGGATAAATTCTTACAATTTTTGTATGACACCAATATTCTTTGCTACATTGAGAATTCAAGATCAAGCAACCCATCTTTTAGCTGGTGCTATCGAGACAGAAGCCCGGCCAATATATCTCCAAAGGTAAAGAGTAACGTAAGATATGAAATACATTATGGCCTGCTGAAGTCTCTTAATTTAGGATTTGGAAGCAAAAAAAGAAAGAAATATGAAAAAGGGTGA